The Larus michahellis chromosome 18, bLarMic1.1, whole genome shotgun sequence genome contains the following window.
GGCGGAACCGGCGACCGGCGCTGTTGGGCGGGCGACTGGCTggctgggggcacgggggacCGGCGCTGCTGGGCAGGGGACTGGCACGGAGCGGGGGCTGGCGAGCGGCGCTGCTGGGCCGGCGACTGGCTGGGGGGTCCCGGCGAGCGGCGCTGCAGAGCTGGCGACTGGCACTGGGGGGCTGGCGAACGCCCCGGCGGGACGGGCGAGGGGCACTGCGGGGCGGGCGAGCggcgctgctgggctggggaatGGCACTGGGACAGCGGGGAGTGGCGCTGGCCTGCAAAGCGAGACAGGGCAGGGTCGGGGGGGGCACAGAAaatacccccccgcccccgtcagCTCGGCGGCACAGAAAATACCCCCCGTCACCCGTGTGCGTCCCGGATGGATGGGGGGATGCGGGTGTGAGGACCcctggagggagggatgctccgggggaaggatgctcccagggagggatgctcaggtggagggatgctcccagggatGGGTGCTCCCGGGGATGGGTGCTCCCCAGGGACAGATGCTCTGTGGGATGGGTGCTCCCCAGGGACAGATGCTCCATGGGATGTGTGCTCCATGGGATGGGTGCTCCCCAGGGATGGATGCTCCATGGGATTGTGCTCCATGGGATGGGTGCTTCCCAGGGATGGATGCTCCATGGGATGGGTGATCCATGGGATGGGTGCTTCCAAGGGACGGATGCTCCATGGGATGGGTGATCCATGGGATGGGTGCTTCCCAGGGACGGATGCTCCATGGGATGGACACAGGCAGGAGCTCATCACCAGCCGGAGGACGATAGCAGGACACCAGCGTGGTGTCAGGACATGGTGTCAGGACACCATTTTTTTgcaccccagccccctccagccacAGGGtgccagctccccccgcccccagcccccccttaCCGCCGTTGAGGCtcttctcctgcagcagggcGCGGAGGAtctggctctgcagggagctgAGGTTCCTCAGGCGGCACAGCTCCTCCGTCAGCTCCGTGTAGGCCAGCGCCAGGTTCACCCTGCGGCGGGGACGAAGTGTCACCGAGGGCAAAACATCCCTGGTCCCCTGGCTGagagcccgcccccccccgccatggggcacTGTGGGGCGCGCCCCAAACTAATCCAAATTCAGGTTTTTAACTCAAAAGGGAAAAGTTGTGGCTGTGCGCCGCCCGGCATCGCACCCGCGGCCGCCCCGTGCACCGGGAGCAGccgggagagggagggaggtgggtgccACAGTCCCCCCCTCCATCTCTCGGTGGCCCTGACAAAGTCATCGATTCTTCCCCAATTTCAGTGTCACTTTTCAAAACCATGTTCTCCGCGGTGATGTGAAGGGAGAAGCCGTCTCCCGcgggccccgggggggctgggggctcggcGCCGCGCACCGAGAGTTCAACTGAGCCGTTGTGACACCCCCGGGGACCCGGGAGACGCCGCTTGTAACAGCAGCCGACAGGtctggccctgcctgccccccgtCAGCTCAtggcgggtggggggggaggaaaagaaaagaaggaaaaagaaaagaaaaaagaaaagaagaaagaagaaaaaagaaaataaaagagagaagaaagaaaaggagaaaagaagaaagaaaaaagaaaagaaaagaaaagaaaagaaaagaaaagaaaagaaaagaaaagaaaagaaaagaaaagaaaagaaaagaaaagaaaagaaaagaaaagaaaagaaaagaaaagaaaagaaaagaaaagaaaagaaaagaagaaaatacagagaaaaagaagaaaagaaaagaaaagaaaagaaaagaaaagaaaagaaaagaaaagaaaagaaaagaaaagaaaagaaaagaaaagaaaagaaaagaaaagaaaagaaaagaaaagaaaagaaaagaaaagaaaagagaaagaagaaaatacagagaaaaagaagaaaatagaagaaaaggagaacagaaagacgaaaaagaaaagaagaagaaaaaagaagaaaaagaggaaaatggaaagaagaaggaaaatgaaaatagagaagaaaaaagaagagatgaaaaaagaaaagaacaagaacaaaatagagataaaaagaaaaaaaagaagaaaaaagaagaaaaaagaagaaaatagagataaaaagaaaagaagaaaaaagaagacagagaaaaagtaaagaaagtgaaaaagaaagagaaaaagatgtttcCCCAGGCGGGTCGCCATGTCACGTCCCCAGAGTCCCCGAGCACCCGGGGACATCCCCGGACACAGCTGCCCCCACCCCTTGCAGCCCTGCAGGCTCCCGcctctcctgcctcagtttcccctctgtgccccatcGTGGGGACCCGGCCCCGAGGCTGTGCCCGCTccccaaagctggggggggtgtccaggctccccccagccctgctgctggattTCGGCCGCTctcgtggcgggggggggtcaccccagcacccccaaagtTGCGCTGAGGCGCAGGGAGGAAGCACCAAAACCGCAGCTCTGGGGCGGAGGAgggagcggtgccgggggggggacggacaagcagcccccggcccccacccAGGGCACCCTGCTggcacccgggggggggacacggacctGCCCCAGAGGTCCCTCCTGCAGCCGGGGGGGTTCTGCAAGGCTTTTTGTGAGGTTTGGTGCTGGCAGAGGAGGCAAacgctgcggggggcgggggggggtgtcttggtGCCACCCGCCCTCCCAAAAAGGCTCCGTTTCAGGGCAAACTGTGGGGTTTTGATCCGCAACTGCAGATAAGGCGTGAGAACAAAACAGCCGCCGAAAACCCGGCCGCCCACGTCCGATGCCGTGGGAGCGCGTGGGTCCCCGTGGGTCCCCATGGCCCGGGCGGGACGGCCGGCATCGgccccctccttgtccccagccagggacacactgagggacacagcagggctgggacccccccggccagGACCACCCAagcgaggggctggggacaccagatCTATCCCCTGGGCTGCTGGCGAGGCCGcgccatcccccccccagcccccgccaaCAAACGATACCCCtacgcccccccccggcaccgtgTGGTCCCCAGAAACCCCCAGAAACACACACACGAGGGCATCTTCCCGCCACCAGCACCGGGGTTTGGCCCCCACCCTCGGTGGGAAAGTTAATCGGCGATGGCGGGTGCCGGGCagggtgcagccccccccggggggggaggaagggggtgacCCCGCGCGAGTCACACCTGGGAAACGAGAAGCCGTCgaagactgaaataaaagcaggaacCGCAGGCGAAGCAGCCATCgccgccgggctggggggagccagggctgggggggccgggcaTGACCCCAGCAGCAGCTCGGCCCCCCCCCGCTTTGCCGCaggattggggtggggggagcaggggacgAGGGTGTCCCGGCGCAGCGTCGTTGGTGTTGATCCCAGCGGCAGCCCCGGCacgggcacccatgggtgcaagATTcatcaaaacccacaaaatctcACCAAAACGGTGTCAGCAGCAGGGCAGCGAGACGgcacggggctggcgggggggggtggggggtgctccAACCTGCCtgcacccaacccaacccaacccccccccccggcttttggCACCGTCACCGCTGGGTGCTGGTGGTGACATCCTGGGGACGGATCTTGGGAAGcatcccccggccccgcagctttccagcaccctccacccccccccaggtTCGTCCCCCCCCCGAGGGCTTTCCTTGTGATTTGGTTCCCAACTTTTCCCCGGCCCCCTCCCAAGGAAGCACAAGCAGGAACGGCTGCGAcctcagaaagaacaaaaaaaggacaaaaccaagaaaagaaactaaaaaaaaaaaaaaaaaagggggggggggcgggaaaggggcagagggaccccccaccccgctcACGCCGCGGTGGCACGGTGACTAATTCGGCAAAAGCCAGCCAGAAAAGTCACCCGGAGATGGAAAGCGCCGATAATGCACCTTTCACACCAAAATAAGTGGTGGAAGAGGAGCGGGTTACAAAAAAGAGCCGTATTTACAAGAAAAGAGcggggagggaaaggctgggcgcggggagggggggaaggtgcccccccccagctcgggGAGAGGGGCATggagccagccctgcctcagtttcccctccccaACCTGGGGAAGTGGGGCTTGGAAACAAGGTGGTTTTGGGAAATGTTAATACATCTATTTGGAGTTTTATTTCCCGGTGGGGGCTGGATATTGCGGGCAGGggtacggggtggggggggggggccgccgcAGGAGGGGCGGCACAGCGGGGGCGAGCTCGGCTCTCCCGGCCACGACAGGGACGAACTTCGTGAAAAATAAAGCGGATTAAGGGGGAAGAAGCGTGGGGAGGGTTATcgagggacaccccccctccgGGATGTGTGTCGGAGAGACGGGGTGGCAGCCGCCCCCGGCGATGCCAGCGCGGATGcggccggccccccccggccccgcacgctGATTTACGCCGGGGAGACAAGAAACGGCAAAAGCATCCGACACCTCGGGAAAAAGCAGGGGGagaactcccccccccccccgacacccccccgacaccccagcACCTTCTCCGAGTCCCCGCGCGTCACCTTTTATCTGTCCACAGCTCGCAAGGGGCTGGCGGCCCCCCCACAGCCCGACATGCCCCCAGGAGCCGTGACGCCAGCCCCGCGCGTCCTGCCCCATGTCACATCgcggggacacggacacacacgACACACGGGGGTGCGAAGtcccggccgcggcggggacaCGGGCGTGAGGCTGAAGCGGGGAGGACAGCGGGGTAACGAGGCCGTGGGCTAATTAaacaggttttgggggggggtctcagagctgctctgcacaccCCCAtgccgggggcggccccggggagggggacgcggGGCACAGCCGTGCCACCTGCCCCAGGTCTCCTCAGCCCTCCTCGGATTTGGCGTGTTTTGCCCCAAAGCCGGGGTGCTCCAGGCCCCCCTTCCCAGCGCCACCCAGCACCCGGGGGGGTTGCCCTGACGGAGCCCCCCGAGCTCACGGCTGCAGCGAGGGGGAAGCCGGGAAGGGGTGAAGGGCCGGAGGAGGGATTCCCGATGGCTCCGCATCAGTTACACCATCCCAGAAAGCAACACTCCGGCGGGGGTCGGTGCAGGGCCGGAGAAGGGGCAGCCAAGGGATCCCAGAAGCCCGGACGCGCTCCTGGTGCTGCCCGGTGCAGCCAAGCCGCCATCCCGCAGCCTGGCACGGATGCACGGCCCGGCTGGGTGCCGCAGGGTGCTGCACGGCACGGTTGGGTGCCGTAGGGTGCTGCACGGCAGCCACACGCCGTCAGTGCCCTCTGGAGGCAGCGGCCCCCCGCGCCGAGCCGGCACCGCGCAGCCCGTAGGGTGCCGGATGCCGGACTGCGGCCACCCCACGCCTGGAGCCCAACTCCTGGGGTGCGCAGAGCGATTTCGGGGTGCAGGATCCCACCTGCCCGCAGCGCTTCAGCGGGGGGAAGCCCCCGAGGTCCTGTCCCCCCAGGACATGAAGGCCAGTGgtgtccctgcagagcccccCCCGCACactccctgccaggctggggaccCACCCTGGCCCCGGCAGACCCCGAGGCCTGGACGGACAGACCCACGGCACTGAGCCCGACGGGACGAGCATCCCCTCCGAGGCCTCGTCCCACCCCACTGGAGGACCTGGGGGGGAAGCGGAGCCCCCCGGAtggtggctgggggtgggggggggcagcttCGCTCCTGCCCAGGCACCGGCGGCAGAAAGGAACCGGGAGCCGCCAGCGCGGTGCCATCCTGCATCCCGGCCATCTGCCTCCATCACGAGACGGCTCACGCCGGGGGAAAAGGGGTCGGTGCAAAACCAGGCAAAGATGGAGCttggcatcccccagcccctgtcccccccgcctcGGAGACCCACAGGGAGCCAAGCCTTGGGCCCCCCCCACCGCAGCCCAGCCCTCGCCCCAGTCCACCCCCGGCACTTACTGGTCGTCGCCCACCTTCTTCACCCAGGCCATGTCCCGCTCCGACTGGTCCTGGGGGGAGCAGAACATCCCATCAGCGCCCGGACCCCCACCCAgcggggatggatggatgggtggatgggtgggtgggggtcCTGCGGGGCCGGCCCCTACCCCGTACCTGCTCCCGGGCGTCCTGCAGGTGCTTCAGCTCCGCCTGCAGCCGCTCGCACTCGGCCTTGAGGTGCTCCTCGCGGTGCTGGGCGCGCTGGGTCTCCTGCCGCGCCGCCTCCAGCTCGGCCTCCAGCCgccccgctgcctccagcccccggCTCTGCCAGCCCCCGGCGCGCTCCAGCACTgcgggcacggcacggcacggctcagccccccgccccggcacccagccccgggggggggtgtgccgtggggcagggggtggggggcagctcaCCGTGGGTCAGGCCGGGGTTGGGGTGCAGGGCGAGGAAAGGCACCTcctgggggggcagcggggcgccCAGCCCCGGGAAGGTGCTGCCATCGCGCTGccgcagctgctgctccaggctcCGGATGCGGCTCAGGTGCGTCTCCACCAGCGCCCGCTGACcagggaattgggggggggggggggagggctgagaccccccgccccggcagcacAACCCCCGCCCCGGGGTTCTTCTGACCCCCCCGGCAGATCCGGTGCTGGGGACACCCGTGGAGCTGGTGGCTGTCCTGGCAGGGTGATGGGATCTGTCCCCAGTACGTGGCCCCCCAAgatgggggggggcacagcaggggTGACCCCCctgggggggcaggggatggggcggTGGAAGCCGGGAATGCCCGGTCGACCCGGGACGGGGACACGCTGGAAGCGTCCCTCGGTGAGGTGGGAAGACAGGGACAAAGCCGAGCCACCTGCGTCACCGCAGCCCCCGACACGGCCACAAAGGGGGCGAGCAGCCacggcccccccatccccgcaTCCCCACCGAGCCCCGGCGGTGGCACCGGCAGCCCCGTGGGACGGAGGAGCCATCTGCTCGGCTGCTGTCGCAGCGTAGGGAAGGGGACCGTGATGTCCCCAGGCACCGGGTCCCCGCCAGCAGCACCCGCCGGCACCCACCATCTCGCCCAGCTCCGTCTCCAGGTCCGCCTTCTCCACGCACAGCTTCTCGTAGGCCTGGAtcatctcctccagctgctcctcgcgctctttgctcttctgcagctgccggggaggcgggagggtggggggacggctcagggaccaccacacccccccgccgccgtgtCCCCCAGTCCCACCAGCACCGCTCACCTCGTGCTGGAACTGgttgagctgctgctgcagcgacGCCTTCTCGCTCTTGAGCAGCGACGTCTCCTTGGCCTCGTAGAGGGAGAAGATGTGCTCCTCCCCGAACTCGCCGATGAGGGGGTACTGCGGCCGCGGGGCAGAGGGGTCAgcggggacccccggccccgggacacccccccccccgcccccgccggccgtCCTGGCCCCTCACCTTGACCTCGTACATCTTGAGCCGGCGCTTGAGCGTGGAGTTCTCCCTCTCCAGCCCCGTCAGCCGGTTCTTGATGTCGTCGTAGGCGGTGATGAGGGCGAAGTGGGAGGCCGAGCACATCTCGCCCGAGAGGTCGGTGTTGGGGCTGTCCAGCCAGTCCTCGTCCGGCCCCAGCGCCTCCTGCGTCAGGATGCTGATGTCGTCCTCGAACATGGAGTCCATGTCCTGcctggggggggacggacagacggatggatggacagaaGACAGACAGGGGCTGGTGACCCCGGGGCAGGCATGAACCCAGCCGGGGGCAGCCCGAAGCCCCTGCTgcaggcgctgggctggggggggcacggggtgcaGGATCCAACCCGGGGCAGAGGGGGCCGTGGATCAGCCCCCCCAAGCCCATCCTGGGGACAGAGCGGGGTCTGCGGGAGCCTGGCGTGTCCCAATGGGCGATGGAGGAAGGACAGTCCCCTGGGACCGCCACCACCAGCAGCGGCTCCAACCCCGCGGTgtcccccggggcggcggggggacatCGGCCAGGTGATGGCCTCCGCCCCCACGGAGGCAAGGGGGGAGACAGGGGTCCCGGCAGCCCCCACAGCAGGGGCCATCACCGCAGAGAGCATCCCCGGGGGGAACTCGGTGACTTTCCCCACGTCCCCACGGGAGCCAGCGCCAGAAATAGCGTCCGGTgccgctgcctcccgccccgcgccgcaCGCGAGCTGCTTCCCGCCCTCCCACGCTGCCGCCGCGGCACGCAGCCACCGCCGTGCCCTATATACCGCTGATGCCGCTCACCCCCGGGGGGCTACCTGCCTCACGGCACGGCCCCCGAGCTGCCCCATggcagggcctgatcctgcccggCTCCCTCTGCCGTAGGATTTGTCCCCGGTCGAGGCTCCCGAAAGCTGCTGCCATCGGCTCCTGGGCCCTTTGGCACAGCCGTCCCGGTGGGGACAAGGCACCTGGAGCCGGTGAGGTGGCCATGACTGCGGCGCTGAGCCCCGGCACCCGTACGCCGTGCTCTGGGGGCACCAGGATGTCCCCCCATCCCATGCGGGGATGCCGTGGGCACCGGGGCGGCCACCAGCCGCGCGCAGCCCCGCCGGCTCGGGCAGACACCCGGCAGCCGCCGCACAAATAATTCATAGCACAAAGCCAGGAGAGGGAGGCGATTTCTGCAGGGTGACGGGGGGGAAGGGACGGCCCGTCCCCCCCAGGCCACCGCCAGAGCCtggggccagcccagcctgccgacacccccagcccccccgcctgctcccgcagccccagctcggccggggccgggcagtCGCAGCCGCCCATTTCACGGCCTCTGCTGGGACAAGGAGCACGAAACGCAGACAAAGCCCCCCAGCACCGTgacccctcctctgcctccccacctTGAGGGCCTTAAAtgcccccccctgcccggggcagcgaTGGAGGAGGCACTTGGGACCCACCTCTGCTCAGGCAGGGAGGGCACAGTCAGCATCCtcccaggggaaactgaggcacctcCATGAGCTGAGACAACACTCCCCCAGACTCTGGTGACCCCCTCGAAGCAAGACCCCAGGAGTCCTGGGGCCGGTGGGTGCCCAGACCCCTGGCCGGGACCagcctgggggtcctggggccaCCATATGGGGTGGAGGGGGCACCCCCGGAGCTGAGCGGGGACGGGACCCTCTCCCACCCCAACACCGAGGGCCTGACAGCAGCTCTGCACCCACAGCCGGGCCCCAAgtcccctggccctgctgctccccaaaccgtgcctcagtttccccgtctGTATCACACAGTGACACCTGCCTTGCGGCGGGCCCCGGGCGCGGGGCGAGGCGGTgcgggctgggcagggctgcggcGCGGGCACGCGCGTCTCAGGCGTCGGCAGCGCGGGCAGGGAGTCGCGGTGGGCAGGAGCTCGGGAGATCAGCCACCAGAGGGTCGGCAGGAGATGGCAGCGCCGTCATTAGGCTCCAGGGGCAACGGCGGAGTTCCCCACGGCACCGCACCAGCTACGCTCCCTCCACGCTCCAGGCAGTCGGCCCCTCCTCGAGGCCTACAAATGCCTTGAAAGAGAGCAAAAATGGGGCTGCGGCTCCCCGGCACCGGGACGCTGCGGGAGGGCTCAGCGGGCCAGCGGCGGCTCAGTGCccccgtggggatggggatgggaacggGCCGTGCCGGGCAGCGGATGCCACCGGGCGACCAGCACCCAGCTGGCATCTGGGGACAGGCACCACGCAGCCCCCCCGGTCCCGcttgggggggtctgggaggaCGCGCACGGTGGGACCGAGCTCCAGCCACGCACCCCCTGTCCCCGGCCTCGGGGGGCTGCCACCGGTACAAGCCCCCTCCTCATTGCTGTGACCTCCCTGGGCGCTCTccccgctgctggggagggggtcggggggctgcaggggggctgggctgggggtggccgGGACACCGTGCCGCTGCTGCGGCCCCGGGTGAAGGCGGGGGGGCTGCAACGGGAGCCGGCAGCGAGCGAGCCCCCCGACCCCGGCAGCGGGGCCTGGGCGGGGGtcgcgggcagcggcgggcggggcggggagggggggacccgGCCTGCGTCGGCCCCGGCGCCTCCGgtaactgccccccccccccccccgagagcccccggcccggcccggcgccgcccgccccccctgCGCCCAGCCCGGTGCCGCACCGCGCCGGGGGTCGCCGGGCAGGGACCGGGGCCGGGGTCGGAGCCGCAGGAGGGGCCCGGGGCGGAGccggggatggaggcagggacggggatggagccgcgggggggggatgatggggatggcgATGGGGACGCGATGGGGCCGGAGGAGGCCGGCAgccgccgggggccggggcggcgggggcccgggTGGGGCGGGGACGGCCCGGTTTCCCCCCCCAGCGGCCCCGGCCCAGGCCCCGCACTCACCGGCGATGCGCTGCGATGCGCTGCGCTGCGGCGGCGCCCGCCGGGATGCGGTTCCTTCCCCGCCCCGCTCGGTCCCGCTCCCGGTGTCGCCGCTCCCGgtgccggccgcccccgccgcagccccgacCGCCGTTTCTTCCGCTCCGGAGACACCGAGAAACCACGTGGGCACCGTGCGGCCGCCGGCCCCTCCCCACGCCacgcgccggggccgcccccggggctgccccccccctcccccggggctgccccccccaccccccctccggTATCGTCCCGGGGACCCGccgtgccccggggggggggggcacacgacACGGTGTCCCGGACCCccgccctgctgcagccccccccgccccggagccgccaccccccgccctgccctggggggggacgacacacaccggtccccagcccccccctgcggccggtgtccccccccctacCCACAGCGGGGCTgaccccggggccgggggggggcaatGGCAGAGCAGCGCTGCAGCCACAGGCCGCTGGGGGCTGGGCTcgcctcccaccccccaccccggaaCATTTTATTCCCTGAATTGTTCTCTCGGAGCCGCTTCCATTAtggaattacattttttttccctgtgctgcgCAGGGTTATTAATAGCTGCTCTCCTTTCGCCGGCACCGCCGCTGCTGGGGGCTCCACTGGCGAGTCCCGTGCTCTGGGGGGacagagccctgcagccccccctggggtgcgggggggcacCGCTGCCACCCTGGCTCCTGCAGACCCCGAGGCCTGGACGGACAGACCCACGGCACTGAGCCCGACGGGACGAGCATCCCCTCCGAGGCCTCGTCCCACCCCACTGGAGGACCTGGGGGGGAAGCGGAGCCCCCGGGAtggtggctgggggtgggggggggcagcttTGCTCCTGCCCAGGCACCGGCGGCAGAAAGGAACCGGGAGCCGCCAGCGCGGTGCCATCCTGCATCCCGGCCATCTGCCTCCATCACGAGACGGCTCACGCCGGGGGAAAAGGGGTCGGTGCAAAACCAGGCAAAGATGGAGCTTGGtttcccccagcccctgtcccccccaccctcgGAGACCCACAGGGAGCCAAGCCTCGGGCCCAGCGAAGCTCCCATGGGGGCCCCCGTCCCAGACCCCCCTTCCCGGCGCTATGTTTAGCGCAGCCGTAGCATCGCTTGGATGGAGCCTGGGCTGCGCCGGGAGTGATTCAGCGCACGGAGCCTCGGCACAGGAGCCGGAGTGGCGCCAATGGCAGCGCGGCCGGAGacccccgtcccgtccccagTCGGCATCGGTGGGTACGGCCGGTGGGATGTCACACCACCCGCTGATCCCCAGGGCTGGAGCGGGAGCCGGGTGCCACGCTGGGGGGTTCGGAGCTGGAAACACAACACGAGGCCCAGGAGGTTTTGTGAGGCCGATGGCGGGTGGGCACCGGCAGCTCCGAGGCTTCGGTGAGCAAAGCGCGGCCATCTCCATCTGAATTTCTGCCAGGGAATCATCACGTCACCTTCATTGCCCAGCCTGGAGGAGTCAACAGCTCTTGGAGGCTTGCGGGGGGGTCTCAGGGCTGGGCTGAAAGGCAGGAGAGGACCCCTGACCCCCAGGGAATCCAAGGGGGTccggcaggagctggggggggccgggatcTGCCGCAAACAAGGCCCCGGAAAAATCACGAGTGCCAGCTCCGGCTTTTGCTCATGCTGGCAGATTGCTGCAAAGCGCTTTGAAGTGCAAATTAAGGTTTTTCCATCAGGTTGGAAGTTAATTTTGACGCACAGAAAACAGCACGGCCCCAGCCTCGTGCGACGTTGGCAGGCGTCGGGCTGGGGCCGGGCAGCAGcgggtggggggacacagcctGACTCCCCCCCCCCGACGGGCCGCACGCTGGGGACGGGGCACAGAGACTCACCGTGCATCAAGGAAAAGCCTCGCAGCCGCCCCGGGATCGGTCgcggaggggaggaaggcagagggagacTTTGGAGGCAAGAGGAGCCATCCAAGCTCCCGCCATCGTCACCCACCTGAGCCCGGCGCCAGGATTTGGGGTCCCCATCGCACCCCAGCAGCCAACGCACCGTGCAGGACCGGGGGTACGGGCACAG
Protein-coding sequences here:
- the TBKBP1 gene encoding TANK-binding kinase 1-binding protein 1 isoform X3 — encoded protein: MDSMFEDDISILTQEALGPDEDWLDSPNTDLSGEMCSASHFALITAYDDIKNRLTGLERENSTLKRRLKMYEVKYPLIGEFGEEHIFSLYEAKETSLLKSEKASLQQQLNQFQHELQKSKEREEQLEEMIQAYEKLCVEKADLETELGEMEVPFLALHPNPGLTHVLERAGGWQSRGLEAAGRLEAELEAARQETQRAQHREEHLKAECERLQAELKHLQDAREQDQSERDMAWVKKVGDDQVNLALAYTELTEELCRLRNLSSLQSQILRALLQEKSLNGGQRHSPLSQCHSPAQQRRSPAPQCPSPVPPGRSPAPQCQSPALQRRSPGPPSQSPAQQRRSPAPAPCQSPAQQRRSPVPPASQSPAQQRRSPVPPPCSSPASASPHRLPGERMELGYAKPSSRHIKAGFQGRRSYSEVSNVALYQQSRSLWLQPEASTLPKHRPYGEVYLGGAGAPLSAREPFEEHLRFEKQSSDEEEWALPSPPSPEAGAIRCASFCAGFPVPDADAVHRTAAAYARAEHAQSWPSINLLLETVDSEVRSCPLCQLAFPIGYPDDALVKHIDSHLENSKI
- the TBKBP1 gene encoding TANK-binding kinase 1-binding protein 1 isoform X2 → MDSMFEDDISILTQEALGPDEDWLDSPNTDLSGEMCSASHFALITAYDDIKNRLTGLERENSTLKRRLKMYEVKYPLIGEFGEEHIFSLYEAKETSLLKSEKASLQQQLNQFQHEKSKEREEQLEEMIQAYEKLCVEKADLETELGEMRALVETHLSRIRSLEQQLRQRDGSTFPGLGAPLPPQEVPFLALHPNPGLTHVLERAGGWQSRGLEAAGRLEAELEAARQETQRAQHREEHLKAECERLQAELKHLQDAREQDQSERDMAWVKKVGDDQVNLALAYTELTEELCRLRNLSSLQSQILRALLQEKSLNGGQRHSPLSQCHSPAQQRRSPAPQCPSPVPPGRSPAPQCQSPALQRRSPGPPSQSPAQQRRSPAPAPCQSPAQQRRSPVPPASQSPAQQRRSPVPPPCSSPASASPHRLPGERMELGYAKPSSRHIKAGFQGRRSYSEVSNVALYQQSRSLWLQPEASTLPKHRPYGEVYLGGAGAPLSAREPFEEHLRFEKQSSDEEEWALPSPPSPEAGAIRCASFCAGFPVPDADAVHRTAAAYARAEHAQSWPSINLLLETVDSEVRSCPLCQLAFPIGYPDDALVKHIDSHLENSKI
- the TBKBP1 gene encoding TANK-binding kinase 1-binding protein 1 isoform X1; amino-acid sequence: MDSMFEDDISILTQEALGPDEDWLDSPNTDLSGEMCSASHFALITAYDDIKNRLTGLERENSTLKRRLKMYEVKYPLIGEFGEEHIFSLYEAKETSLLKSEKASLQQQLNQFQHELQKSKEREEQLEEMIQAYEKLCVEKADLETELGEMRALVETHLSRIRSLEQQLRQRDGSTFPGLGAPLPPQEVPFLALHPNPGLTHVLERAGGWQSRGLEAAGRLEAELEAARQETQRAQHREEHLKAECERLQAELKHLQDAREQDQSERDMAWVKKVGDDQVNLALAYTELTEELCRLRNLSSLQSQILRALLQEKSLNGGQRHSPLSQCHSPAQQRRSPAPQCPSPVPPGRSPAPQCQSPALQRRSPGPPSQSPAQQRRSPAPAPCQSPAQQRRSPVPPASQSPAQQRRSPVPPPCSSPASASPHRLPGERMELGYAKPSSRHIKAGFQGRRSYSEVSNVALYQQSRSLWLQPEASTLPKHRPYGEVYLGGAGAPLSAREPFEEHLRFEKQSSDEEEWALPSPPSPEAGAIRCASFCAGFPVPDADAVHRTAAAYARAEHAQSWPSINLLLETVDSEVRSCPLCQLAFPIGYPDDALVKHIDSHLENSKI